From a single Nicotiana tomentosiformis chromosome 2, ASM39032v3, whole genome shotgun sequence genomic region:
- the LOC104104607 gene encoding mitogen-activated protein kinase kinase kinase 20-like, producing MDWVRGEAVGHGSFGKVNFAIPRCQNTLFSQSMVVKSSAASCSATLLNEKLILDELNSCPQTINCLGDNFTYENGEKIYNVLLEYASGGDLSEKLMNSSDHRLPEFEIRKNTKALLRGLHYIHKSGYVHCDIKLQNILLGKDGQVKIADFGLAKRADSVKVDNLRCELRGTPLYMSPEMVTGGEQDSPADIWALGCVVAEMAAGVPVWKYSNITQLLMAIGVGDQLPEFPAKLSDEGKDFLGKCFVKDPRNRWTAEMLLHHPFVADQHYDDVTVTLNDETCGSGSPSTSPRCPFDFPDWVSDDSAESSATCSITYLPSPAIQELLNFSGGSWSTTPAERLRELINEGPESEWSTDDGWVCVR from the coding sequence ATGGATTGGGTTCGAGGTGAAGCAGTAGGCCATGGAAGCTTCGGCAAAGTCAATTTTGCAATACCCAGATGCCAGAATACTCTGTTTTCTCAATCGATGGTGGTTAAATCTTCTGCTGCTTCCTGTTCAGCTACTCTGTTGAACGAGAAGCTGATCTTGGATGAGCTTAACAGTTGCCCCCAAACCATCAATTGCCTTGGCGACAACTTTACATACGAAAATGGCGAAAAGATATACAATGTCTTATTGGAGTATGCTTCTGGAGGTGACTTGTCGGAAAAGCTCATGAATTCCAGTGATCATAGATTGCCGGAATTTGAAATCAGAAAAAACACCAAGGCCTTACTCAGAGGGCTACACTATATCCACAAGAGTGGCTATGTCCACTGTGATATTAAACTTCAGAACATTCTTTTAGGCAAAGATGGTCAGGTCAAAATTGCTGACTTTGGATTGGCAAAAAGAGCTGATTCAGTGAAAGTTGATAACCTGCGATGTGAATTGAGGGGTACTCCATTGTACATGTCGCCGGAAATGGTTACCGGCGGCGAACAAGACTCTCCCGCCGATATCTGGGCACTTGGGTGTGTTGTGGCAGAGATGGCAGCAGGAGTTCCAGTTTGGAAATACTCAAATATAACCCAACTATTGATGGCAATTGGAGTTGGTGATCAATTGCCTGAATTTCCCGCGAAGTTATCTGACGAAGGAAAAGATTTTCTAGGAAAATGCTTTGTGAAGGACCCAAGAAATAGATGGACGGCTGAGATGCTTCTACACCATCCTTTTGTTGCTGATCAACATTATGATGATGTCACTGTTACATTGAATGACGAAACATGCGGGAGTGGCAGTCCTTCGACGTCTCCTAGGTGCCCATTTGATTTCCCAGATTGGGTATCTGATGACTCTGCTGAATCCTCAGCAACATGTTCAATTACATATCTGCCCTCACCGGCAATTCAAGAATTGCTGAATTTTAGCGGCGGGTCATGGTCCACAACTCCGGCGGAGAGGCTGCGGGAGTTAATCAATGAAGGACCTGAATCTGAGTGGTCCACTGATGATGGCTGGGTCTGCGTTCGGTGA